agggagagtttcgtcagcacaacatcgtgatgacggtgatgatgaagttaccggcgcagggcttcgcctaagcactacgacgatatgaccgaggtgtgtaactgtggaggggggcaccgcacccggctaagagaagacttggtgtgactttggggtgcccccctcccacgtatataaaggggggaggagaggtggccggccctaggggggcgcgccatgggggggtcctacttggactctcggtccaagtaggattcggtcccccccccctttcctagtccaagtagaagaagaagggaaggacgaagagaagagaaggaaggagggggcgccgcccctccccttgtccaattcggactgggcaaggggggcgccacctctggctgaccctctctcttctccactaaggcccatggtggcccattaacctcccgggggggagggtccggtaacccccggtactccgaaacttatccgaaacgacccaaaccattctggtgtccgaatgtagccttccaatatatgaatctttatgtctcgaccattttgagactcctcgtcatgtctgtgatctcatctgggactccgaacaaactttggttcatcaaaacacaaaactcgtaatacaaatcgtcatcgaacgttaagcgtgcggaccctacgggttcgaaaactatgtagacatgaccaagacatatctctggccaataaccaatagcggaacctggatgctcatattggctcctacatattctacgaagatctttatcggtcaaaccgcataacaacatacgttgttccctttgtcatcgatatgttacatgcccgggattcgattgtcggtatcatcatacctagttcaatatcgtcatcggcaagtctctttactcgttccataatgcatcatcccatgactaactcattggtcacattgcttgtgaggctcatagtgatgtgcattaccgagagggcccaaagatacctctccgatacacggagtgacaaatcctaatctcgatctatgataactcaacaaacatcattggagacacctgtagagcatctttataatcacctagttacgttgtgacgtttgatagcacacaaggtgtttctacggtattcgggagttgcataatctcatagtctgaggaacatgtataagtcatgaagaaagcaatagcagaaaaactaaatgatcattatgttAAGATAATGgaggggtcttgtccatcacatcattctctaatgatgtgatcccgttcatcaaatgacaacacatgtctatggctaggaaacttaaccatctttaattaacaagctagttaagtagaggcatactagggacactgtttgtctatatatatacacatgtactaagtttctagttaatacaattctagcatgaataataaacatttatcatgatataaggaaatataaataacaactttattattgcctctagggcatatttccttcagttcgctTAAGGGAATATCTTGTTGTTTACTTTCCCACGAGCATCTGGGAAAAGGAAGGCAGTGGAAGAAGGCCCATGAATGGTTGGTAAGGAGTTAACCATAATGGAAGATTTTGATCCGACAAACATACTGGTGGAGTACAAGTTTAGCCTGATCCCAGTTCGGGCGCGCGTCGTGAAGATGCCACTAGGGATGATGAGTAGATCAAATGGGGAGGTAATTGGTGATGAGATTGGGAAGACAGTCAAGGTGGGTGTGAGCCAAGATTAAAGGTAGCAATGGGTCGGATTCAACTCAGGTTGAACAATTTCAAAATCCACATCCATAAAGACATTCTCTATACCCATCCCCAAAAAATGGATAAAAATCGTGCCCATGTTCAAATTGATGGTCGTGCTCGTCTCTACAAATTACTACCACCGCTCCTCTCTTTGCATGCCTCCCCACCGCCCCATTAACATTAAGCTTCGAGATGCCTGGGAGTGACCGGGTCCATGGTTTTCGGCAAGTGGTTGGCACATGCGATACAATCCTTGTTTCTCTTCGGATAATGATCGAAGGTCCGAAAGAAAATTCTGAATAAAACGTGTGTGGATTGAGGACGCTGAAATTCAAGCTCATAGATGGCATTCAGACGAGCATATCATATGGACCAGACTGTCAGGACCGTCTCAGTAAACTCTTCATGTATAGTGAAGATTACATGGTAAAAATTCATTGCTTTGCTTGTGGTTCAATATTTGTGATCATACTTTCCACCATATCATTTGTGGGCAGTGCCCAGACGCACCGAGTCATAGGACATTCAATAAGAGCGTGGCGTCGAGAGTCTGGCCTGCCACACATCGGGCATTGGGAGGTAGTCGCCATGTTCATGTGACTTAGGACATTAAAGAAAGGAAGACCCTGGTGAGCCAACGTAGACAAACCCGTACCCAAAGACCGGGCATCCTCAAAGATTCACCCAATCGCGAGTTGTGGATGCTAAATTTGACGAGCCGGTTGTGTGATATATCCAAAGAAGGGGTCTTTCTTTGTATGTTCGGTATACCGCATGTTAATATAAAAATCATTTGATGGTTTTTTTAGGCAAGAAAAACATTCATTTGACAGTAAAACTTCAACAAGGTATGATATATCTGGGCCTGAGGCATGTTCGGCTTCGGGCCGAGCCCAGCCCAAGCTCGGAACATGGCCGATTCTTCCGGGCAGTCCCGACATTCACCAAAAATCTACCTGCGGGCCGCGCGACATAAAGCCAACTCACGAGTGAGCTCTAGCGGCCCTGAGAAACTTCCAAAGAAAATATCCGCCAATAGACACACAATTCATCCCCTCTCTCTggtactttccagaatgttccatcCCACTCCTATAAATACTCCACAACCCCCACACTCCGCTCCCGCCAAAGCAGACATCACTCACTCACGAGCGGCCAACCAAACGAACACTTGCACGGGCTGCACTTCGGTCAGAACCAGatggactccgccgccgccgtgacCGTGGACGTCAAGCAGGAGGAGCCCGAGATGGTGGTgctggacgacgacgacggcgacgcggGCTGCTGCCTGGCGCCGACGCCGCTGGACCTGTCGGCGCCCGCGGCGGTGCCGCCGTTCCTGGCCAAGACGTTCGACATGGTGGAGGACCCGGCGACGGACGCGGTGGTGTCGTGGGGCGCGGCGCGGAACAGCTTCGTGGTGTGGGATCCCCACGccttcgccgcccgcctcctcccGCTGCACTTCAAGCACGCCAACTTCTCCAGCTTCCTCCGGCAGCTCAACACCTACGTAAGTGCGTCTGCGGCGGTTCCATTCTTTTGCTGATCGATCGCTGTTTTCCTTCCTTTGCTGATGAATGTGGTGCGATTGTTGCAGAGATTCCGTAAGGTGAACCCGGACAGGTGGGAGTTCGCCAACACGGGCTTCCTCGGCgggcagcgccacctcctcgccggcatCCGTCGCCGCCGCGGCGCCGACACCGGCCGCCGTCCCGCTGCGGcattgtcgccgtcgtcgtcgtgcgCGGAGGGCGCCGGCGGCTTCGGCCCAGTGGAGGGGGAGCTGGAGCGGCTGCGGCGGGACCGGGAGGCGCTGAAGCGGGAGCTGGCCGGGCTCAagcggcagcaggaggaggcgCGCGCGACGCTGCTCGACATGGAGCGCCGCGTGGAGGGCACGGAGCGGCGGCAGGAGCAGTGCAAGGCCTTCCTCGCGCGCGCCGTCAGGAGCCCGGCCTTCCTGGCCAACCTGGCGCGCCGCAACGGCCTCagcgcggcggctccggcgtccgTCATCGACGGCAAGAAGAAGCGGCGGCTTCTCAACGCCAACTCTTCGCCGCCGCCCGCGGAGGACGGGTTCACATTCGAGGAGCTGGCACTGGCGGCCGGCGTCGTCGAGGAAGCGGCCGCGCCGACCCGGAGCGGCGTCACGACGGACATGATCTGGTACGAGCTGCTCGAGGAGGGGCAGGCGGAGATAGACGTGGAGGTGGAGGAGCTCGTGGCCGCCGCGGGGGACATGGAGCCGTGGGAGTTCGGCGAGGAGGAGGTGCAGGACCTGATGCAGCAGATAGACTCCTTTGCCGGCCCGCCCAGTTGTTGAATCTTGATCGCCTCATCAGCTCAGCTCGGCACAATTCACTAGTATCATTATTAGTAGCTAGCAGCAGGGCATAGTAGCTTTGCAGTTTGATTATGATTATTACCATATGTGTGCTTGTCGTTGCTAATTCGGATTCTGCGTGTGTTCGTGCAGGATCCGGATGATGGAGTCTGTGGGGATGCAAGGTGTGGAAGGGAGCGACAGTCAGTACGCTCCGGAAGTTCAGATGCCTAGGTACCGCCGATGCATCCATATTCATTACTTGTATTTGGGCTGACGATTTTCTCTCCGAATACATAAACTTTTTAAAACTCCATTCTAATTTGTTTCTTCAGCGTTCGATTACCAATCTGGGATGGTGATCCTCACATTAAAAGGCTGTGATGATGCATGATGTGTCTTTTGATTTGTAGGAACTGGGAAGGTTGCAGAATTGCAGACAGAAAAATGGTGCTTTCAGGACTACTCCATTTCAAGTCTATTTCGTTGATCCCCCAAAAAGAAGTCTATTTCATTGATCAATGACAAATGGACTACTCCATTTCAAGTCTGTTTCGTTGATCCCTCAAAAAAGAAGTCAATTTCATTGATCAGTAATGGTTTCAGCTCATGAACATGGATAACTAATATGGACTAAACATGTTGCTTTGTTTCTTCAGCATGCTCACTGACTTCTTTTACATGGAAAATCGTCTTGATTTCGTCACAGGTTGCCGTTCGGTAGAAGCTTAGAAATATTATCTGCATCAGCAAGCACTAACCCAATGCAAATATTAGACGAAAATCAACGCATCTGTACTGAGAGATGAACTAGGAAAAATGCATAACTTGAGCAAACAAAAGTAACTGGATATAACAACAGCCGAATGAGCACTTCCACAACAGTTTCGAAACAGCAGCAGAAAAACACACAATATGTACATTTCAGTACGTGACGATGCTACTTGTTAACACTAACATTACATCTTCATATGAGAGTACCAGAGCTTTATCGACAGTGTTATCGGTCATCGCCGTCTTCATCATCAAATTCATCACACCTTGACATGAAAGCACAAAATTTCAGTCGTCTTCGTCTTCATCATCgaattcatcttcctcttcttcctcactcAGCTCTTCCATAGGCTCATCCTCTTCTCCGACTATAAAACCTCCCAGTGTCTCATctgcttcatcatcttcatcatcttcatctgtCTCATCCTGTTCGTCCGCGGTATCCTCATTTTCTGTTTTAGAGCTCTCCTTGCGAGGTTTTTTGGGGTCTTTCGATCTTGTTACATACTTTTTTGGTCTCTTCATGCTAGAGCCTGTTAGCAGGGAGTCTTTTCCATCCTCGCTCTGATCAGTCcactcatcatcatcttcaccccctctctttttcttcttgttcgCACCACTACGACCCCTTGATTTACGTCCCGTGTTACTgacatcgtcatcatcttcatcatcgctgCCCTTCGTTATTTCCTCTAGGAACCAGTTCCAATCCTTCGGAGGGCGAATTCTGCCCTTAGGGTAATTGTCAAATTCATGACCCATCGACAAAAACCCAAACTCTGCAGCCAAAATTATACTCCTTAGTCACTGACACGGAAAAGGCAAAGTGTAAAAGCAGAAAGAACTTCTGGTAATACGGGAGCATCAACTTAATTACCTATATAGCTTTAGATTTAAGAAAAGAACGAACAACTTATTTCAACATCAggaa
The sequence above is drawn from the Triticum aestivum cultivar Chinese Spring chromosome 7A, IWGSC CS RefSeq v2.1, whole genome shotgun sequence genome and encodes:
- the LOC123151790 gene encoding putative heat stress transcription factor A-6a — translated: MDSAAAVTVDVKQEEPEMVVLDDDDGDAGCCLAPTPLDLSAPAAVPPFLAKTFDMVEDPATDAVVSWGAARNSFVVWDPHAFAARLLPLHFKHANFSSFLRQLNTYRFRKVNPDRWEFANTGFLGGQRHLLAGIRRRRGADTGRRPAAALSPSSSCAEGAGGFGPVEGELERLRRDREALKRELAGLKRQQEEARATLLDMERRVEGTERRQEQCKAFLARAVRSPAFLANLARRNGLSAAAPASVIDGKKKRRLLNANSSPPPAEDGFTFEELALAAGVVEEAAAPTRSGVTTDMIWYELLEEGQAEIDVEVEELVAAAGDMEPWEFGEEEVQDLMQQIDSFAGPPSC